The DNA segment CTCTCATTGCGGTTTACCCTCTTTAGTTTTAATAGGGTAAACATCCTTGGAAATTTGGCTTCCTGCCCACGTTTTATTATGAATTGGTATTAATAATCGAATATGGTCGGAGCCAAAGTGTTGGGTTCGAGAATAACAAATTTAACTAAAAATTAAAATCTAGCGAGTTTGACCAAGTTAGCAAAGTGACACTAAAGTTGCTGAAAAACTTGGTCAAAAGTCGATTTTTCTTCTATATACTTTTTCGGCATATCAAGTTTAGGTTGGTCATGTTAAAAGTGATGAAACAAGACTAGCCCTTGTTCTAAAACATCGACCCTATAATCAAATAGGCTGAGCGGTAGCCTTCTTCTGTTTGACCGTAGGCTAAAATAATAGGGCCTATCGGCGAATCAATGCCGGTAAAAACCGAACCGGCTACATACATCGAATCACTATCCCATTTTTTATTGGCGTCATTCCAGACGCCACCATACTCAAGTGAACCACCGAGATATACTGGTGATTGAAATAGGCCAAAATCATTATCAAACCATTTATAACGGTAAACTAAACTTGTGAAAGCTTTATTTCGCCCTAGCAAACTGTCTCGTGGGATACCGGATAAATTCAGAAAACCACCGAGCTCTTTAGGATCGATCGGTAAATCAGAGCTATCACTGTCTACCACACCGTAATCAAATCGACCGACTAACGTATGTTTATGATAGCTCTTCGCCAACATAAACATGGTGCTGATTTCCGCAACCTGATCATCGGTCTCATCATCATAGTCATCAAATGAATAGAGATACTCTAAATCAGCATAGTAACCTTTGGTTGGAAAACTAAAGTCATCAAGGGTATCGAGTCGATAACGAGCATATACAGCTTGTCGCGTGTAGTCTTCGTCACCAAAGATGGGTAATCCCGTTATGCTCGTATTACCATCGGTATAACGTAGCCCCAATCGAACTTCTTGCCACAACGTCGGCTGATAACCAATGGCGAGATCCCCGACCCACTTTAAATAGTCAACAGGAAATGAATTATCCGTATCCGATAAATCGGTTCTTCCATCTTCAATTCGGGTCGCTCCTAATCCATCAGGGACAAAGAAATTTGATTTCTCATCACTGTAAGCCCCAGACAAAGACATAAAGTATTGTTGGTCATAAGACAATGGATAGTATAACTCAAGCCCAAAAAACTTGTCGGTTCCTATCTCGACATTGGTGCGTAACTCAGCGCCATTATCATCCAGATCAGTGAAATTGCTCGTCATGCCAATTGAGTATTTACTGGCATTCTGAAAGTTATCTTCCATGAAAAAACGGAAATTGAGATAGTTCGGCCCCCATTCTTTTTCATTCACTTGTAAATTCAGATCGGTGGTGCCATCGCCATTATCTTGATAGTCATATGACACTCTTTCAAACCGATCCAGTGCATAAAGGTCACGAATCTTTTGTTCAATATCCTCACTGGTATATTGTTCACCGGCTTGAATATTCAAACGATTTAACAGTAACTTCTCATTGTAATGACTATTATTGATGATGTTGACTTGCTTAATTTCCAAGTCTGCACCGCTTTTAAATCGGCTACGTTTGGCTTGTTTCGATACTTGATAGGCCGAATA comes from the Vibrio gangliei genome and includes:
- a CDS encoding patatin-like phospholipase family protein; its protein translation is MPDGSTRPTIAVVLAGGGAKGAAHIGVLQALEEMHIPVDIVTGTSMGSYVGGLYALGMSAEEIDETVKSIDWNSGYNDRVDRSERRVRDKEYDDRYQLHTDLGLRWLEVKVPKGVVQGQNMLQILRKSTGNLPAFDSFDEFPVRYRAVATDIVNLEPVVMQDGEIVDAMMASMSVPGALPPYPYKGMLLVDGGVTDNMPVALARSMGADVIIAVDISTDYKTGEQLNTFLSVGDQLSNYLVRRSTQDQTLLLTPEDTLLKPAVGKMSTTDFSQMPEAYGLGYQAAISQQALLNRYAISPENYSAYQVSKQAKRSRFKSGADLEIKQVNIINNSHYNEKLLLNRLNIQAGEQYTSEDIEQKIRDLYALDRFERVSYDYQDNGDGTTDLNLQVNEKEWGPNYLNFRFFMEDNFQNASKYSIGMTSNFTDLDDNGAELRTNVEIGTDKFFGLELYYPLSYDQQYFMSLSGAYSDEKSNFFVPDGLGATRIEDGRTDLSDTDNSFPVDYLKWVGDLAIGYQPTLWQEVRLGLRYTDGNTSITGLPIFGDEDYTRQAVYARYRLDTLDDFSFPTKGYYADLEYLYSFDDYDDETDDQVAEISTMFMLAKSYHKHTLVGRFDYGVVDSDSSDLPIDPKELGGFLNLSGIPRDSLLGRNKAFTSLVYRYKWFDNDFGLFQSPVYLGGSLEYGGVWNDANKKWDSDSMYVAGSVFTGIDSPIGPIILAYGQTEEGYRSAYLIIGSMF